From Coffea arabica cultivar ET-39 chromosome 2e, Coffea Arabica ET-39 HiFi, whole genome shotgun sequence, the proteins below share one genomic window:
- the LOC113732856 gene encoding putative protease Do-like 14, with amino-acid sequence MRYLLRKVPFSDRNRRSLLRILALGSVGSGLFFLKDGTDSRASVSISVPVHESLSWQWRNLQEQTPNPAFVSSDQNVQHRILPLCLSRTGADPSWDVKKEFWKGTGDGEKGFNQSSDIKKEATGDVGDVPKHSCNCLGQDTIANAAAKIGPAVVNLSVLQGFHGIAVGKSIGSGTIIDADGTILTCAHVVVDFQGLRSLSKGKVDVTLQDGRTYEGTVVNADLQSDIAIVKIKSKTPLPTAKLGSSSKLRPGDWVVALGCPLTLQNTVTAGIVSCVDRKSSDLGLGGMRREYLQTDCAINEGNSGGPLVNVNGEVVGVNIMKVSGAHGLSFAVPVDAVCKIIEHFKTKGRVVRPWLGLKMIDLNEMIVAQLKEKDAALPNVTTGILVPMVTPGSPADRAGFLPGDIVVEFDGKSVTMIKEIIEIMGDKVGKPLKVVVKRAKDKTVTLTVIPEEANPDM; translated from the exons ATGAGATATCTTCTG AGAAAAGTTCCCTTTTCTGATAGAAATAGAAGGTCTCTCCTGCGGATACTGGCATTAGGCTCAGTTGGGTCTGGATTATTCTTCTTGAAAGATGGAACGGATTCGA GGGCATCAGTATCCATATCGGTTCCTGTACATGAGTCATTGAGTTGGCAGTGGAGGAATTTGCAAGAACAAACTCCTAATCCAGCTTTTGTTTCGTCGGATCAGAATGTCCAGCATC GAATTCTTCCATTATGTTTGTCTAGAACTGGCGCGGACCCATCATGGGATGTGAAGAAGGAATTTTGGAAGGGAACTGGGGATGGTGAGAAAGGTTTTAATCAATCATCGGATATAAAGAAAGAAGCTACTGGGGATGTTGGGGATGTTCCGAAGCATTCTTGTAATTGTTTGGGACAAGATACCATAGCTAATGCGGCTGCTAAGATTGGGCCTGCTGTTGTCAATTTATCAGTTCTTCAGG GTTTCCATGGGATAGCAGTTGGAAAGAGTATAGGATCTGGAACCATAATAGATGCTGATGGCACCATCTTAACCTGTGCGCATGTGGTTGTTGATTTTCAAGGGCTGCGCTCTTTGTCAAAAGGGAAG GTTGATGTGACTTTGCAAGATGGTCGGACATATGAGGGTACAGTGGTGAATGCTGATCTACAATCTGATATAGCAATTGTCAAGATCAAGTCTAAAACACCTTTGCCAACAGCAAAACTGGGTTCTTCAAGTAAGCTTAGGCCAGGTGATTGGGTAGTTGCCTTGGGTTGTCCTCTCACTCTCCAAAATACTGTTACAGCTGGTATTGTAAG TTGTGTTGATCGTAAAAGCAGTGATTTGGGTCTTGGAGGAATGCGAAGAGAGTACTTACAGACTGATTGTGCAATCAATGAA GGCAATTCTGGTGGACCTCTTGTAAATGTCAATGGAGAAGTAGTTGGTGTTAATATCATGAAAGTATCAGGAGCTCATGGATTAAGCTTTGCTGTTCCAGTCGACGCTGTCTGCAAAATAATAGAGCACTTCAAGACAAAAGG gAGGGTTGTACGACCTTGGCTGGGTTTAAAAATGATTGATCTCAATGAGATGATTGTTGCTCAACTTAAGGAAAAAGATGCTGCATTACCAAATGTCACAACGGGTATTCTTGTACCAATG GTAACTCCGGGATCACCTGCTGATCGTGCTGGATTTCTTCCAGGTGATATTGTAGTGGAATTTGATGGAAAGAGTGTTACAATGATTAAGGAG ATCATTGAAATAATGGGAGACAAAGTTGGAAAGCCTTTGAAGGTGGTTGTGAAAAGAGCAAAGGATAAAACTGTTACTTTGACTGTGATTCCGGAGGAAGCTAACCCAGACATGTGA
- the LOC113732857 gene encoding 4-hydroxy-tetrahydrodipicolinate synthase, chloroplastic-like: MSTVYQQLPALKSLRDSSPFNLPRPIIYKRRNARWRSPEAAVISSFHLPMRSFEVKNRTFAEDIKSLRLITAIKTPYLPDGRFDLEAYDSLVNMQIENGVEGVIVGGTTGEGQLMSWDEHIMLIGHTVNCFGGSIKVIGNTGSNSTREAIHATEQGFAVGMHAALHINPYYGKTSIEGMISHFDSVLPMGPTIIYNVPSRTGQDIPPSVIFAAAESPNLAGVKECVGNDRVEHYTSKGIVVWSGNDDQCHDSRWDHDATGVISVTSNLVPGLMRELMFAGKNPALNSKLMPLIEWLFKEPNPIGLNTALAQLGVVRPVFRLPYLPLPLSERLEFVNMVKEIGRQHFVGERDVQALDDDDFILVGRY, encoded by the exons ATGTCAACTGTTTACCAACAATTGCCAGCCTTAAAGAGCCTGAGGGACTCATCTCCATTCAATTTGCCTCGTCCCATTATCTATAAAAG GAGGAATGCAAGGTGGAGGTCTCCTGAAGCAGCTGTTATTTCTAGTTTTCATCTCCCAATGCGCAGTTTTGAAGTTAAGAATAG GACTTTTGCTGAGGATATTAAGTCTCTGAGACTTATTACAGCCATTAAAACACCATATCTACCAGATGGCAGGTTTGACCTCGAGGCTTATGACTCcttagtgaacatgcaaattgAAAATGGAGTTGAGGGTGTGATTGTTGGTGGGACCACTGGCGAAGGTCAATTAATGAGCTGGGATGAACATATTATGCTTATTGGTCACACAGTTAACTGCTTTGGTGGGTCAATCAAAGTCATAGGAAACACTGGGAGCAACTCTACAAGGGAAGCCATCCATGCCACAGAACAAGGTTTTGCTGTTGGCATGCATGCAGCTCTTCACATTAATCCTTACTATGGTAAAACTTCCATAGAGGGCATGATATCTCACTTTGATAGTGTGCTTCCTATGGGCCCTACAATCATATACAATGTGCCATCCCGTACTGGCCAAGATATTCCACCATCGGTGATTTTTGCTGCTGCAGAGAGCCCTAACCTGGCAGGTGTCAAAGAATGTGTTGGAAATGATAGGGTTGAACACTATACAAGTAAGGGGATTGTCGTCTGGAGTGGCAATGATGATCAGTGCCATGATTCTAGGTGGGATCATGATGCCACAGGTGTGATTTCTGTTACCAGCAACCTGGTTCCTGGTCTAATGAGAGAACTCATGTTTGCTGGGAAGAACCCGGCTCTAAATTCAAAGCTTATGCCTCTCATTGAATGGCTTTTTAAGGAACCAAACCCCATTGGTTTGAACACTGCTCTTGCTCAGCTTGGTGTTGTGAGACCAGTTTTTCGCTTGCCATATCTCCCTCTTCCTTTGTCAGAAAGGCTGGAGTTCGTGAATATGGTGAAAGAGATTGGACGGCAACATTTTGTGGGGGAGAGAGATGTTCAGGCTTTAGATGATGACGACTTCATTTTGGTGGGGCGATATTAG
- the LOC140037368 gene encoding uncharacterized protein isoform X1 — MARTKKRRNSSSSRLIDEPIDEHMENQSIRVEELQNTDDETDGDMEAKKTRGPTSMTSVWGQPTSHRYKVKFNKLGKPVGKNKSRFTEFLGTISRNGSYAPIDVQDWRKIDNSRKKDMLKIVKEKFDVPPSAKIWILRALGKYWRNWKAWIKATYYKPNIQVETQMLNLDVRVVKDQYKVIADYWELEETKKTSEKNKNARAMKTTNHNTGKKSFAQIRTNMKKKLGRNPSRVEMFNHCYTDNKGNPSSSAAANIMLAMNEKVSQLPPDTEDPIGKNDVFAQVVGQDKHGHVRMYGFGICPTDVWGDEPSRSGSQRLVLDKKHEILEMKAKFAQQEEQIKDQARELANLKAYLEQQNGHNLLNQSRITSTSSNHISTSSSSLRPLKEGDWISLFSLDEPTKVVAIGRLQSLDPSTIVGGQPLGSNWCEVLVQVVVERDEHLIRPYVPLQTIADSIGAPIAWPTKLVKICED, encoded by the exons ATGGCTAGGACTAAGAAACgaagaaattccagcagcaGCCGACTTATTGATGAACCAATTGATGAGCATATGGAAAATCAGTCTATAAGAGTGGAAGAGCTTCAGAATACAG ATGATGAGACTGATGGTGATATGGAGGCAAAAAAAACACGAGGGCCAACATCTATGACAAGTGTTTGGGGTCAGCCTACATCTCATCGTTATAAAGTTAAATTCAACAAACTTGGCAAACCAGTGGgcaaaaataaatcaagatttaCAGAGTTCTTGGGTACAATATCAAGAAATGGTTCATATGCCCCAATTGACGTCCAAGATTGGCGAAAAATTGACAATTCTCGGAAGAAAGACATGTTAAAGATTGTCAAG GAAAAATTTGATGTCCCTCCCAGTGCAAAAATTTGGATTCTTCGTGCTTTGGGCAAGTATTGGAGGAATTGGAAGGCATGGATTAAAGCAACATACTACAAGCCAAATATACAAGTTGAAACTCAAATGCTCAATTTAGATGTGAGAGTGGTAAAAGATCAATATAAAGTCATTGCTGATTATTGGGAGTTAGAAGAAACAAAG AAAACtagtgaaaaaaataaaaatgcaagGGCAATGAAGACCACGAATCATAATACCGGGAAGAAATCATTTGCCCAGATTCGAACAAACATG AAGAAAAAATTAGGCCGCAATCCTTCACGAGTTGAAATGTTCAATCACTGCTACACTGATAACAAAGGAAACCCATCTAGTAGTGCAGCAGCTAATATTATG CTTGCAATGAATGAAAAGGTTAGTCAATTGCCTCCTGATACTGAAGATCCTATTGGAAAAAATGATGTATTTGCACAAGTAGTTGGGCAAGACAAGCATGGGCATGTACGGATGTATGGTTTTGGTATATGTCCAACTGATGTGTGGGGTGATGAACCTAGTCGAAGTGGATCTCAGCGACTAGTGTTGGATAAAAAACATGAAATATTAGAGATGAAGGCAAAATTTGCTCAGCAAGAGGAACAAATTAAAGATCAAGCAAGAGAACTTGCTAACCTGAAAGCTTATTTAGAGCAACAAAATGGTCATAACTTGCTGAATCAATCAAGAATCACTTCAACATCATCTAATCATATCTCAACCTCAAGTTCCAGTCTTAGACCTCTTAAA GAGGGAGACTGGATTTCTCTTTTTAGCTTAGATGAGCCAACAAAAGTTGTGGCAATTGGACGGCTTCAATCCCTTGATCCTTCTACAATAGTTGGGGGCCAACCACTAGGTTCGAATTGGTGTGAAGTGCTAGTTCAAGTTGTGGTTGAACGTGATGAGCATTTGATTAGGCCTTATGTGCCTTTGCAAACAATTGCTGATTCAATTGGTGCTCCTATAGCTTGGCCAacaaaacta GTAAAAATTTGCGAAGATTGA
- the LOC113729419 gene encoding uncharacterized protein, which yields MDKSWMWKDRRSGEFEKGLELFLNYAFKHSSHGNGMIACPCSECKCGVCVSRADAKIHLKVFGFLKGYTQWVAHGEFVYSSAPIQTSDNVPHNVSDICDDMNGLVHEALGISQQDPAMAGIFESNQELPNSVAEKFYKLIDDSQQELYPGCKNFSKLSFIIRLLHLKCLGKWSNKIFDMLLDLLREAFPEAMEKLPKSYYESEKLMKELGLGYEKYDACPNDCTLYWGVNAKRTCCETCKELRWEASENDPSGEKRKVARKVLWHFPLKPRLQRLFMSSKTAKHMRWHSEGRTKDGYMRHPADSPAWKTFDYQHTDFSKDPRNVRLGLASDGFNPFKSPHAPVLSGWSTKGKYACPVCHKHTTSQRLRHKDCYMGHRKFLDPAHTFRKNSRAFNGKEEHGRAPENLMGSTILSELKNFQIRFGKLVDDNPTLPFSWKKLSIFFDLPYWKDNLIRHNLDVMHIEKNICDCIVGTLLNLDKNKDDYTARCDLRDMGIRPELHPVEKENGRFYLPPACFTMDRKEKEIFCKVLKKVKVPDGYAANISRCVKVKPPKIYGLKSHDNHILMQQLLPIALRKTLSKAVRSPLIKLSRYFRKLCSKVLCAEDLVHMEKEIAIILCQLERIFPPSFFVTMVHLSIHLATEAKIGGPVHYRWMYPIERYLGTLKSYVRNKSRPEGCIAEGYIAKECLTFCSFFLADYVETKLNRSNRNEEVAKSSSTGLDLFSMSTRPLGKGIPTKFSDEILRKAHQYVLFNCDHVNPYINQHYQLIQERNPRAGKHVIELMHSENFASWFANHIEHNIECKGDTLLMDLKQLAKGPNIVGIQYKGLLVNGKRLKQDEDGFMLANFSNVKRHNEPYILAVQASQVFYVEDPLENGWHVVITTRPRAEYNMDHVGDVDMYLQSPISNIQLEDDNGDVSYIRDDVQGVGLIPIRPNS from the exons ATGGATAAGAGTTGGATGTGGAAAGATAGAAGAAGTGGTGAATTTGAAAAGGGTTTGGAATTATTCTTAAACTATGCATTTAAGCATTCAAGTCATGGGAATGGAATGATTGCTTGTCCATGTTCAGAATGTAAATGTGGAGTATGTGTGTCTAGGGCAGatgcaaaaattcatttgaagGTGTTTGGATTTCTTAAGGGATACACACAGTGGGTAGCTCACGGGGAATTTGTATACTCTTCTGCACCGATACAGACCTCAGACAATGTTCCTCATAACGTATCTGATATATGTGATGACATGAATGGTCTAGTTCATGAAGCCTTAGGAATATCTCAACAAGATCCTGCTATGGCTGGTATATTTGAATCTAATCAGGAACTACCGAATTCAGTTGCTGAAAAGTTTTATAAGTTAATTGATGATTCTCAACAAGAACTCTACCCTGGTTGTAAAAATTTTTCCAAGCTTTCGTTCATAATTCGCTTGCTTCACTTGAAGTGTCTGGGTAAATGGAGTAACAAAATATTTGATATGCTTCTTGATTTGTTAAGAGAAGCATTTCCTGAAGCCATGGAAAAATTGCCTAAATCTTACTATGAGTCTGAAAAATTAATGAAAGAATTAGGACTTGGATATGAAAAGTATGATGCTTGTCCTAATGATTGCACTTTGTATTGGGGGGTAAATGCAAAAAGAACTTGTTGTGAAACATGCAAAGAACTTAGATGGGAAGCATCAGAAAATGATCCATCCggtgagaaaagaaaagtcgCACGTAAGGTTTTATGGCATTTTCCACTAAAACCCAGGTTGCAACGTTTATTTATGTCATCTAAAACTGCAAAGCATATGAGATGGCACTCGGAGGGTCGTACTAAGGATGGTTATATGAGACACCCTGCTGATTCCCCAGCTTGGAAAACTTTCGATTATCAGCATACAGATTTTTCTAAGGATCCTCGTAATGTTAGGTTGGGATTGGCTTCCGATGGATTTAATCCATTCAAAA GTCCACATGCTCCTG TTTTATCCGGTTGGAGTACTAAAGGAAAATATGCATGCCCTGTTTGTCATAAACACACAACTTCACAACGGTTAAGGCATAAGGATTGTTATATGGGCCATAGAAAATTTTTGGATCCGGCTCATACTTTTAGGAAGAATTCTCGAGCTTTTAATGGAAAGGAAGAACATGGGAGAGCTCCTGAAAATTTGATGGGGTCTACAATTTTATCtgaattgaaaaattttcaaatcagatTTGGAAAATTAGTTGATGATAATCCAACATTGCCATTCAGTTGGAAAAAGTTGAGCATTTTCTTTGATCTTCCTTATTGGAAGGATAATTTAATTCGTCATAATTTGGATGTCATGCATATTGAAAAGAATATTTGTGATTGCATTGTTGGGACATTGTTGAATCTGGATAAAAATAAGGATGATTATACTGCACGCTGTGATTTACGTGACATGGGTATAAGGCCGGAACTTCATCCAGTTGAGAAAGAAAATGGTAGATTTTATTTGCCTCCAGCCTGCTTTACAATGGacaggaaggaaaaagaaattttctgtAAAGTGCTAAAAAAAGTGAAGGTACCGGACGGGTATGCAGCTAATATATCTAGATGTGTGAAAGTGAAGCCGCCCAAAATTTATGGACTTAAGAGCCATGATAACCATATTTTGATGCAGCAGTTGTTGCCAATAGCTTTGAGAAAAACATTATCGAAGGCAGTCCGCTCTCCATTGATTAAATTGAGTAGGTACTTTCGAAAGTTGTGCTCTAAAGTCCTTTGTGCTGAAGATTTAGTCCACATGGAGAAGGAGATTGCTATTATACTTTGTCAACTCGAGAGAATCTTTCCACCATCTTTTTTTGTTACCATGGTGCATTTATCTATCCATTTGGCCACCGAGGCAAAAATTGGAGGGCCAGTCCATTATCGCTGGATGTATCCTATTGAAAG GTACTTGGGCACCTTGAAGTCTTATGTTCGAAACAAAAGTCGACCAGAAGGTTGCATTGCTGAAGGGTATATAGCAAAAGAGTGCTTgacattttgttcatttttcttGGCTGATTATGTGGAGACAAAATTGAATCGATCAAACAGAAATGAAGAGGTCGCTAAAAGTTCTTCAACTGGACTGGATTTGTTCTCAATGTCAACTCGTCCATTAGGCAAAGGAATTCCCACTAAATTCAGCGAtgagattttgagaaaagcacATCAATATGTCCTATTCAATTGTGACCATGTCAATCCCTATATCAA CCAGCATTATCAATTGATTCAAGAAAGGAATCCCCGAGCTGGAAAACATGTTATTGAACTCATGCATAGTGAGAATTTTGCATCTTGGTTTGCCAATCAT ATTGAGCACAATATAGAGTGCAAGGGAGATACATTACTTATGGATTTGAAGCAGCTTGCTAAGGGTCCAAATATTGTTGGGATACAATACAAAGGACTGCTTGTCAATG GAAAAAGGCTAAAGCAAGATGAGGATGGGTTCATGTTAGCGAACTTTTCGAATGTAAAGCGGCACAATGAACCTTATATTCTTGCTGTTCAAGCATCACAAGTATTTTATGTGGaagatcctcttgaaaatgGGTGGCATGTTGTTATCACCACAAGACCAAGAGCTGAGTACAACATGGATCATGTGGGTGATGTGGACATGTACTTGCAAAGTCCAATTTCAAACATACAGTTGGAAGATGACAATGGAGATGTTAGCTACATCCGTGATGATGTTCAAGGAGTCGGATTGATTCCAATTAGGCCAAATTCATGA
- the LOC113732858 gene encoding histone H2A.1 → MDATKPTKGAGGRKGGERKKAVTKSVKAGLQFPVGRIARFLKKGRYAQRTGIGAPIYMAAVLEYLAAEVLELAGNAARDNKKNRINPRHVLLAVRNDEELGKLLQGVTIASGGVLPNINPVLLPKKTAASEEKAATKQSKSPKKA, encoded by the exons atggacgCAACAAAGCCAACCAAGGGCGCCGGTGGAAGAAAGGGTGGCGAGAGGAAGAAGGCGGTTACAAAATCCGTCAAAGCAGGGCTCCAGTTTCCAGTGGGTCGCATCGCCCGATTTCTGAAAAAAGGTCGTTATGCTCAGCGCACCGGTATCGGCGCTCCCATCTACATGGCCGCCGTTCTCGAGTACCTCGCCGCTGAG GTGTTGGAATTGGCTGGGAATGCGGCTAGGGATAACAAGAAGAACAGGATAAACCCTAGGCACGTGCTGTTGGCGGTGAGGAACGACGAAGAATTGGGGAAATTGCTGCAAGGGGTGACGATTGCGAGCGGTGGAGTTTTGCCGAATATAAATCCGGTTCTGTTGCCGAAGAAGACCGCTGCTTCGGAGGAGAAGGCGGCGACTAAGCAGTCCAAGTCTCCAAAGAAAGCTTAG
- the LOC140037368 gene encoding uncharacterized protein isoform X2, with the protein MARTKKRRNSSSSRLIDEPIDEHMENQSIRVEELQNTDDETDGDMEAKKTRGPTSMTSVWGQPTSHRYKVKFNKLGKPVGKNKSRFTEFLGTISRNGSYAPIDVQDWRKIDNSRKKDMLKIVKEKFDVPPSAKIWILRALGKYWRNWKAWIKATYYKPNIQVETQMLNLDVRVVKDQYKVIADYWELEETKKKKLGRNPSRVEMFNHCYTDNKGNPSSSAAANIMLAMNEKVSQLPPDTEDPIGKNDVFAQVVGQDKHGHVRMYGFGICPTDVWGDEPSRSGSQRLVLDKKHEILEMKAKFAQQEEQIKDQARELANLKAYLEQQNGHNLLNQSRITSTSSNHISTSSSSLRPLKEGDWISLFSLDEPTKVVAIGRLQSLDPSTIVGGQPLGSNWCEVLVQVVVERDEHLIRPYVPLQTIADSIGAPIAWPTKLVKICED; encoded by the exons ATGGCTAGGACTAAGAAACgaagaaattccagcagcaGCCGACTTATTGATGAACCAATTGATGAGCATATGGAAAATCAGTCTATAAGAGTGGAAGAGCTTCAGAATACAG ATGATGAGACTGATGGTGATATGGAGGCAAAAAAAACACGAGGGCCAACATCTATGACAAGTGTTTGGGGTCAGCCTACATCTCATCGTTATAAAGTTAAATTCAACAAACTTGGCAAACCAGTGGgcaaaaataaatcaagatttaCAGAGTTCTTGGGTACAATATCAAGAAATGGTTCATATGCCCCAATTGACGTCCAAGATTGGCGAAAAATTGACAATTCTCGGAAGAAAGACATGTTAAAGATTGTCAAG GAAAAATTTGATGTCCCTCCCAGTGCAAAAATTTGGATTCTTCGTGCTTTGGGCAAGTATTGGAGGAATTGGAAGGCATGGATTAAAGCAACATACTACAAGCCAAATATACAAGTTGAAACTCAAATGCTCAATTTAGATGTGAGAGTGGTAAAAGATCAATATAAAGTCATTGCTGATTATTGGGAGTTAGAAGAAACAAAG AAGAAAAAATTAGGCCGCAATCCTTCACGAGTTGAAATGTTCAATCACTGCTACACTGATAACAAAGGAAACCCATCTAGTAGTGCAGCAGCTAATATTATG CTTGCAATGAATGAAAAGGTTAGTCAATTGCCTCCTGATACTGAAGATCCTATTGGAAAAAATGATGTATTTGCACAAGTAGTTGGGCAAGACAAGCATGGGCATGTACGGATGTATGGTTTTGGTATATGTCCAACTGATGTGTGGGGTGATGAACCTAGTCGAAGTGGATCTCAGCGACTAGTGTTGGATAAAAAACATGAAATATTAGAGATGAAGGCAAAATTTGCTCAGCAAGAGGAACAAATTAAAGATCAAGCAAGAGAACTTGCTAACCTGAAAGCTTATTTAGAGCAACAAAATGGTCATAACTTGCTGAATCAATCAAGAATCACTTCAACATCATCTAATCATATCTCAACCTCAAGTTCCAGTCTTAGACCTCTTAAA GAGGGAGACTGGATTTCTCTTTTTAGCTTAGATGAGCCAACAAAAGTTGTGGCAATTGGACGGCTTCAATCCCTTGATCCTTCTACAATAGTTGGGGGCCAACCACTAGGTTCGAATTGGTGTGAAGTGCTAGTTCAAGTTGTGGTTGAACGTGATGAGCATTTGATTAGGCCTTATGTGCCTTTGCAAACAATTGCTGATTCAATTGGTGCTCCTATAGCTTGGCCAacaaaacta GTAAAAATTTGCGAAGATTGA